Proteins from one Nerophis lumbriciformis linkage group LG08, RoL_Nlum_v2.1, whole genome shotgun sequence genomic window:
- the LOC133611325 gene encoding uncharacterized protein, with the protein MEQEKPQPPYIKKEEEEPQHTHIKEENEEPPHPHIKEEEEDHSISQGELEGLEDDQVIRVIVKSEDDEVKSESEEEREAEPPSSSSTQHMTTEDHCGGSQADKLLAPLSDGDDTTSHSPDTDDEDSEADTCHTDNTHFKCSHCDKTFNHHCRLKTHMRIHTGEKPFMCSVCRKTFSQKQHLKRHTRIHTGEKPFICSVCNNGFTQRQHLKIHMRIHTGEKPYSCSICGKGFVQSKYLKIHMRIHTGEKPFSCSICGKSFIQNKYLTVHMRTHTGEKPYSCSSCNKSFCDPSALVAHVKTHAGKKVLSCSVCGERFSFKYQCKKHKCAGENSSSK; encoded by the coding sequence ATGGAGCAGGAAAAGCCACAGCCCCCATACATCaagaaggaagaggaggagccacagcaCACCCATATTAAGGAGGAAAATGAGGAGCCACCgcacccccacattaaagaggaggaggaggatcacAGCATCAGTCAGGGTGAGCTCGAAGGACTGGAGGACGACCAAGTCATCCGTGtcattgtgaagagtgaagatgacgaggtcaaaagtgaaagtgaggaggagagagaggcggagcctccaagcagcagctcaactcaacacatgacaacagaagaccactgtggaggatcacaagcagacaagctcttagctccactgtcAGATGGCgacgacacaacgtcacactctcctgacactgatgatgaagactctgaaGCTGATacgtgtcacactgacaacacacactttaaatgctctcactgtgacaaaacttttaatcACCATTGTCGTCTGAAAACGCACATGAGgatacacactggagagaaaccattcATGTGTTCAGTTTGTCGTAAAACATTCTCTCAGAAGCAGCATTTAAAAAGGCACacaagaatacacactggtgaaaaaccgttTATCTGTTCAGTCTGCAATAATGGTTTTACGCAGAGGCAGCatctgaaaatacacatgagaatacacaccggtGAAAAGCCTTAttcttgttcaatctgcggtaaaggttttgtacaaagtaaatatttgaaaatacacatgagaatacacaccggtgaaaaacccttttcctgttcaatctgcggtaaaagttttatacaaaacaaatatttgacagtgcacatgagaacgcacaccggCGAAAAACCATATTCCTGTTCGAGCTGTAACAAAAGCTTTTGTGACCCGTCAGCACTTGTAGCACACGTGAAAACACACGCCGgtaagaaagtgttgagttgcagtgtgtgtggagaAAGATTCTCTtttaagtaccagtgtaagaaacacaagtgtgctggtgagaacagcagcagcaaatga